CAGATACTCGTGGACGCCGAGCAGACTGAACGCCCACGCACGTGGCGAAGTGAACTCCGCCATCGTCGGCAGTGCCTGCGTGAACAACTGCCCGGACAGAACTTGAAAGCTCCGGTACGGGGAGCGTCCCACCCCCGCACCCAGTGCCCAGATTGTCCGTCCGTGACAGTCCTCGGACCCTTTCTCGTCGAGCCAGCGCCGGTCAAAACCCAGAAAGTTGCGAAACCGTCGCGCCTTGGCATCGAATGCGTGATTCAAAAATGCCGCGTAAGTCGTGGCCAGCGCGCGCGCGCGCTCCGGTGCCTCCTCCATCTCGTCGAGCAGGACGGCGAGGATGAAAGCCCGCGCGTTATCGTCCGTGCAATAGCCCTCGGAAAAATTCGGCACGGTGAATGTGGCATGCTGGAACAGGCCGGTCGAATCGGTCATGCGCCAAAGATGGTCAAGCTTCAGCTCGGGCAACGCGCGCGGCTGTTGGTCGAGTGTTTTTGTGGCGAACGATTTTCGCGACATCACCGAGCGCTCCAGCCGCGCGGCCTCGAACGATTTCAGATAAAGCCGTGAGACGTTGCTCCAGACCATCTCGCGCCCCAGCTTGTAGGCGTTCTTGCGGATGGCTGTCCGCCGGGTTTCGTCACGCAGGAGTCCGATGACTTCGCGCGCCACCGCTTTCGAGTCGCCGAACGGCACGAGCACGCCACGGTCTTCGGCGAGCAATTCGGCCGCGTGCCAATAGGGCGTCGAGACGACGGCCTTTCCGGCGCCGAATGAGTAGGCCAGCGTACCCGACGTGACCTGCGCTTCGTTCAGATACGGCGTGAGGTAAATGTCCGCCGCGCCGATGAACTCCTTCAACTCCTCGAGTTCAACGAAGCGGTTGTAGAAGATGACGTGCTTCTGGACCTGGTTCTTTTTGGCGAGGCGTTCGAGGCTCAGGCGATAGGCCTCCCCCTGCTCGCGCAGCAGGTTCGGATGCGTCGCGCCCAGCACGATGTAAACGACGTTCGGAAACTCCGCCAGAATGGCCGGCAGCGCGTTGAGAACGTGTTCGATGCCCTTGTTCGGCGAGAGCAGGCCGAACGTGAGCAGCACGAGTCTTCCTTCCACTCCGAACTGGTCCTTGTAGAAATTCGGATCCACGAACGGGATGTCAGGAATACCATGCGGGATGAGGTCGATCTTTGCCGACGGGACCTGATAAATCTCCTGCAACATCCTCTGGCCCCGCTGCGTCATCGTGACGAGCCGGGTCGAACGCGCGGTCAACTCCCGCATCACGCTCCGTTGCTCGACGTTCGGCTCATGCAGAATGGTGTGGAGCGTGGTGATGATCGGCATCCGCAATTCGCGCAGCAGTGCCAGCACATGGCTGCCGGACGGCCCGCCGAAAATGCCGAACTCGTGCTGGACACAAACGACGTCCACGTTGCTGATGTTGAGAAAATCCGCGGCTCGTTGATAGGAAGACAAGTCCTGCTCCGCGATCTCAAAGCGGACTTCACCCGGGTACTCATACCCGCCCTCGGTGTCGTTTACCGGCACCGCAAAACACTGGCCCCGGGGGTTCTCAGCCGCCACTGCCGCCAGAAGGTCCGTCGTGAACGTGGCAATGCCGCATTTTCTCGGCGGGTAATCGCCGAGAAATGCGATCTTTCGAATTTCAGAATCTGTTTCCACAAGTTCGCTCGATTCTTTCGTCGCTCCGCGCGTGCCCGCCCCTTTGTCTTCCATAGCATCCCTTAGGGCGCCCAAAACCGCAAAATTTTTTTTCAACCGCCGACCGGGATTTCTGCCCCGGCGAGGTCACAACAAGGGCGGCCCGAGGGTCCGCGCCGCGATCAGGCACCGGAGGGTGACCGGCGCAAAGAAGAGTGACATAAAGAGCCAATGGAGCGTCGAGCGATTCTCCGGGCCTTCGTCGCGTTCACAATTTCAACGGTCGCGGCAGACGCGTGCAAATGATGCAGTGACAAAAGGCCAACCTGCGGCGCAACGCCCGGACCGCTATTTCCGCCGTTATCCCCAGGAAGACGCACTGTTCTTGATGCCCGGCCACGAGTTCGCCGCGTGGATGAAACAGGACCACACCGGATAAGACATTTTGAAGCGGGTTCCGGGCGAGAACGATGCGGGAGCGGTCGGAAAAAAGCGGAAAGGATTCAACCGGGAGTTGAGATCCCCATAAACGCATTCGTTGAATTGCGTCGGGGTGGACGCCTCGGACTCGGGCTCCGCGCGAATCACCTTCCGTCAGAGCAGAAGTAACCGGGACTAATTCCTTCCCGCCCCGGAATTCTTCTGCATGACACTCCCGTCACCCATGCATACGTGACCATGAATCCGGCAACGGAACAGGACCTTCTTTTCAAAGCCAGGAGTCGTTTCGGTCAGGCCGCGGGTGACATACTCGTAGCTGCTCTGCGAGGGGTCAAAGTTGTCCCATGTCAACGCCGCAACCACCGCATGGTTTGGATCATTCGGGCAGACCAGTATTTTGGGAGTAAGCAGTTCGTTCTTCATGGAGAGAATGTCCGGGGGGTAGGCGTCGTTGTGGTCGGAGGCATAAATTCGCGCAGCGAGACCCATTTGTTTCAAGTTGTTGACGCAGGAGATGGATTGGGCCTTGCTTTTGGCTTTTGCAAGGGCAGGCAAGGTCAGTCCCGCCATGATCGCGACGGGCGCGACGACCAGGGGAAGGACAACGGCGTTGGCGGGCTGTTGCGTCCCGTGGCCCACGGTCAGCCAGCCTTGCGGAGTGTTCCGGCCGACAACGAAGGAGGAGACAGGCCGGTTGACGGAGTAAATCTTCTGCATCAGGACCTGGGGCATTTCATTCGCCGTGCCTCCGGCCTGACTCAGAACAGAGGTCTGTATTTTTTGCAGTGTGTCAGCCAGGCGCTGGCTGACAAAGCCGAACGAGTTGCCCTCGAGCGGCATTCCCGCGGCGAGGTGCTTGAACTCCGCGCTAGACTTTAGGCCCTTCTGTTTGCCGGCCTTCGTCGACATCATGTTCGAGATCAGCTTATCGTTTGACGCGATGAACAGGTAGTCCCCCTGGCGGGCGATGGTGGGACGGACCGTCATCGGAAGAGGCAACGGAATCGGCATGGTCCTCATCCTCACGCCTCCTTCGTCGCTCCGTATGACCTGCGGGTTTTCCTTGAGCGTGCGATCCACCCAGTCGAAAAGGGCGTCGTCTCTGACCTTAATCGCAATCACCAGTCCCGGTTCTGGTATTTCAAGTTCGTGACCGCCCGGCAGCGGAATGTTGATTCTGTTCGCTTCTTTGAGCGTGAGAAACGCGCCGCTTTGACCGCCCAGAGAACCGAGCAATTCGTCAATCGTTCTGCCCGTCGCCGCCTGGACAACACCGTTTAACTGGTCGAGGCCCGTTTTGATCTCGGCGAACCCGGCCTCGTCCGCCTGTTTCAAGAGTCCGTTCCAGATGGCCCCGATATCCACGTCGGCGAACCCGGCCCAGACCGTGTCGGCGGGGAGCCAGTCAAGTTCGTGCAACGGCCGGGGCGACCGGCCGAAGACGGTCCAGATGCCGCCAGGCGCGCTGTTCGGGTCACGCCCGACGAAGAATTTGGTTTGATAGAAGCCCTTTTCGAGCGCAATGCCACTGATGCCGACGCCGCTGACAGATTCGATGCCGCTGTTTTTGACCAGACGCGTGACGAGGTCGAACGCCTTGTTGACGTGGGCCTTTTCATCGCTGCCAAAGTTGGGCAGCGAAAGGACCGGGCCGCGCCAGCCATTGATGTGCTCGGAGAGGCCCTCAAGCCACTGGCTCATGCTCAAGTAGGCGTAGATACTGCCGCCGGGGTCGAGTTGCGAGGTCACCTGGTCGAAGCTGGTTTTCTCGGCGGACACGATCGCGGCCTTGCCGCCCGGTGTCGCGGCAGCGCTTTGTGACGTCGCCGTGGCGGAAGACGGCGGCGTCGCGTTTTGGGCGTCTTTGCTCCCGCATCCGGTGCCGGCAAACAGCAGGGCGAGGACAGTCGCGAGCACAAATTGAGACGAGGCGGAATGAGGTCCGGAATGGTGGTTCATAAGGGTTCCTGTCTGGGCCGACAATGTATCAAGCGCCGTACTTGAAAGCCACTGAATTCCCGGGCGTTCGCCAGACGCAACCGGTTTAGTGCGCTTCCAGCCAGTTCTGGCCCATGCCGATCTCAACGGTGATCGGGACATTTAACGGCAGAGCCGTCTTCATCTTGTCTTCGACCAAAGCGGCGACCTCGTCTCGTTCAGGTTTGTGCAGGTCGAACACGAGTTCGTCGTGGACCTGCAAAATCATTCGCGTCCTGAGATTGCGGGTCATCAGTTCGCGTTGGATGTGGACCATGGCCAGTTTGATCATGTCGGCGGCAGTCCCCTGGATCGGCATGTTAATGGCATTGCGTTCGGCGGCTGCGCGCACATTGGCGTTGGCGGAACGGATGTCGCGCAGGTAACGGCGCCGGCCGGTGACGGTTTCCACGTAACCGTGCTGTCGCGCAAACTCAACCGTGTCGGTCATGTACTGGCGGATGCGTGGAAATTGCGCGAAGTAATGCTCGATGATCTCGGCGCTTTCCTTGCGCGGGATGCCGAGTCGTTGGGCGAGTCCGAAGGCGGACATGCCGTAGGCGATCCCGTAGTTCACCATCTTGCAACGCTCGCGCATCTCGGACGTGACCTCGTTTTGCGGCACGCCAAACACACGCGAGGCAGTGGCGGCATGAATGTCCGCGCCGCTTTTGAGGGCATCGATCATCGCCGTCTCGCGGCTCAACGCGGCGATGATCCGCAGTTCGATCTGCGAGTAATCCGCGGACAGCAACAGATAATCCGGATCGCGCGCGATGAACGCCTTGCGGATCTCGCGGCCCAGCTTGGTCCGGATGGGAATATTCTGCAGATTGGGCTCCTGGGAGTTCAGCCGCCCGGTCGCGGTGCCGAGCTGTTGGAACGTCGTGTGAACGCGGCCGCTCCTCTGGAAAATCGCGGCTGGCAGCGAGTCCACATAGGTGGATTTGAGCTTCGCGCTCTCGCGGTATTCCAGCAGCCGCCGGACGATCTCGTGGTCCGCGGCAAGCGCGACGAGCGTTTGCTCGTCAGTGGCATACTGTCCGGTGCGTGTCTTCTTCGGCGCCTCGGCAAGCTTCAATTTCTCGAAAAGGATTTCGCCAAGTTGCTTCGGTGAATTGAGGTTGAATTCGGTCCCTGCGAGTTGATGGACGGCGCGTTCGTGGCCGGCCATCTCCTTGACAAGCATTTCTCCGAACTCCGCCAGGACGCGCGCATCAACGCGGACTCCCTCGAACTCCATGCCGGCCAGCGCGGGCACCAGCGGCGCTTCAACGTCGAAAAAGACGCGTTGTTGCGATTTCTCCTGCAACCCCGGTTCGAGAACCCCGCGCAGCTGCCACGCGAGGTCGGCTGCCTCGACGCCATGTTCGGCGTCACGCGAGGATTGTTCGTCCTCCAGATTGAATTCGGCCTGACCGGCCGCCGCGGCGCCCGCCGAGGCCGGCGTGTATCCGAGAAACGCCTCCGAAAGGAAACTGAGCGTATGGCGCAGGTCCGGTTCAATGAGCGCATGCGCCAGCATGACATCGAAGAGTTTGCCGCGAACGGAGACACCGTTCCACTGCAGCACGCCCAGTACGAATTTCAGATCATGGCCGATCTTCCCGATCCCTTCGTCCTCCAGAACCGGCCGCAGCTCGTCGAGAATCGCTCCGGCTTCGGCGCTTTGCGGCGGCACCGGCACAAACCAGCCCGCGTGCGGGCCAAAGCAAAAAGCCAGACCGAGGAGCCGCGCCGTTTTGACGTCGGTTTTGTCCGTTCGCAGCGCGAGCGCGAAAGATGATTTGCCGCGCAACGTGTGCACAAGTTCGCTCCGGTCCCGCGGGCTGCTGGCGATTCGATAATCGTGCGCGACCTCGGACAGCGTCTTGAGGTTGGCCATGGTGACGGGCCCCTCTTCGTTCGATCCACCGTGGGCCGGCGCGGGTCCCGTCGCCGCAGAAACGCCGGCCTTCCTGTCCTTTGTTCCATTCGCGCCTCCGTCGGATCGTGGAACTGCAGCCGCGGGTTCGGGTGCGGAAATTTCCCTGCCGTATCCGCGTCCCGCCTTGAAGTCTTCGCCAAACAGCCGGCGGCCAAGCGAGTTGAATTCAAACTCGACGACGAGTTGCCGTAGCTTCTCGTTGTTCGGTGGCCGGCGCTTCAAGGCGTCGGGGCTGACATCGATGGGGACTTCACAGTTGATCGTCGCGAGGCGCTTCGAGAGCAGGGCCTGTTCGCGGCTTTTTTCCAGATTCTCGCGCAGACGGCCCTTGAGTTCGGTCGTGTGAGCGAGAAGATTCTCGACGCTGCCGTACTGGCTTATGAGCTTGCCCGCGGTTTTTTCACCGATGCCAGGCACGCCGGGAATATTGTCCGACGCGTCACCCCACAGGCCAAGGATGTCGATCACCTGTTCGGGCCGTTCAATGCCCCATTTTTTCACGATTTCCTGCAAACCGAGAACTTCAGCCGCGTCGCCCGTGCGTCCCGGCTTGTAGATGCGGGTCCTTTCGGAAACAAGCTGCCCGAAATCCTTGTCCGGCGTGACCATGTAGCAGTCGAAATCATGCGGCTCCGCGCGCCGGACAAGCGTGCCGATGATGTCGTCAGCCTCGTAACCGTCGCGAATCAACACGGGTATGTTGAATGCCTCGAGCAGGCGCCGCACGTTGGGCAGCGCCCAGACAATGTCCTCGGGCATCGCTTCG
This Candidatus Angelobacter sp. DNA region includes the following protein-coding sequences:
- a CDS encoding glycosyltransferase family 4 protein, producing the protein METDSEIRKIAFLGDYPPRKCGIATFTTDLLAAVAAENPRGQCFAVPVNDTEGGYEYPGEVRFEIAEQDLSSYQRAADFLNISNVDVVCVQHEFGIFGGPSGSHVLALLRELRMPIITTLHTILHEPNVEQRSVMRELTARSTRLVTMTQRGQRMLQEIYQVPSAKIDLIPHGIPDIPFVDPNFYKDQFGVEGRLVLLTFGLLSPNKGIEHVLNALPAILAEFPNVVYIVLGATHPNLLREQGEAYRLSLERLAKKNQVQKHVIFYNRFVELEELKEFIGAADIYLTPYLNEAQVTSGTLAYSFGAGKAVVSTPYWHAAELLAEDRGVLVPFGDSKAVAREVIGLLRDETRRTAIRKNAYKLGREMVWSNVSRLYLKSFEAARLERSVMSRKSFATKTLDQQPRALPELKLDHLWRMTDSTGLFQHATFTVPNFSEGYCTDDNARAFILAVLLDEMEEAPERARALATTYAAFLNHAFDAKARRFRNFLGFDRRWLDEKGSEDCHGRTIWALGAGVGRSPYRSFQVLSGQLFTQALPTMAEFTSPRAWAFSLLGVHEYLQRLSGDRLASQMRETLTTRLMELFDRTAQKHWPWFEEILSYDNAKLAHALIVSGKAMAQQPVLDRGLQALRWLVELQTSEGGDFRPIGSNGFYPRGGARANFDQQPIEAHSMVSACLEAWRTTADPWWYEQAQRAFDWFLGWNDLGLELYSSSTGGCRDALHVDRVNQNQGAESTLAFLLSLAELRLAQNAVAVFNRPIP
- the polA gene encoding DNA polymerase I, which encodes MSKKLFLLDGMALVYRAHFALVGRPIFTSSGVNSSALFVFTNTLLDILEKQQPTHIAVAFDTEAPTARHREFPDYKIQREAMPEDIVWALPNVRRLLEAFNIPVLIRDGYEADDIIGTLVRRAEPHDFDCYMVTPDKDFGQLVSERTRIYKPGRTGDAAEVLGLQEIVKKWGIERPEQVIDILGLWGDASDNIPGVPGIGEKTAGKLISQYGSVENLLAHTTELKGRLRENLEKSREQALLSKRLATINCEVPIDVSPDALKRRPPNNEKLRQLVVEFEFNSLGRRLFGEDFKAGRGYGREISAPEPAAAVPRSDGGANGTKDRKAGVSAATGPAPAHGGSNEEGPVTMANLKTLSEVAHDYRIASSPRDRSELVHTLRGKSSFALALRTDKTDVKTARLLGLAFCFGPHAGWFVPVPPQSAEAGAILDELRPVLEDEGIGKIGHDLKFVLGVLQWNGVSVRGKLFDVMLAHALIEPDLRHTLSFLSEAFLGYTPASAGAAAAGQAEFNLEDEQSSRDAEHGVEAADLAWQLRGVLEPGLQEKSQQRVFFDVEAPLVPALAGMEFEGVRVDARVLAEFGEMLVKEMAGHERAVHQLAGTEFNLNSPKQLGEILFEKLKLAEAPKKTRTGQYATDEQTLVALAADHEIVRRLLEYRESAKLKSTYVDSLPAAIFQRSGRVHTTFQQLGTATGRLNSQEPNLQNIPIRTKLGREIRKAFIARDPDYLLLSADYSQIELRIIAALSRETAMIDALKSGADIHAATASRVFGVPQNEVTSEMRERCKMVNYGIAYGMSAFGLAQRLGIPRKESAEIIEHYFAQFPRIRQYMTDTVEFARQHGYVETVTGRRRYLRDIRSANANVRAAAERNAINMPIQGTAADMIKLAMVHIQRELMTRNLRTRMILQVHDELVFDLHKPERDEVAALVEDKMKTALPLNVPITVEIGMGQNWLEAH